One window from the genome of Carnobacteriaceae bacterium zg-84 encodes:
- a CDS encoding rhomboid family intramembrane serine protease: protein MFRNFRGIPSQLQATFVLICINIIVFMVTTTKGGTAEVLVQYGALFKPLVLFRHEYWRLFTAMFLHADVMHLLVNMYSLFIVGSLLEPIFGKHRFLFIYMLSGLMGSVLSFALGNIFSISVGASGAIFGLFMSVVLLHRFFPYHTGIRLQSQSFLSTILINLVFSFAPGIDMWAHIGGLLGGFLATMTLKFQSRDRVKQGMILLLYIIIVATLILFGRK from the coding sequence ATGTTCAGAAATTTTAGAGGTATTCCTAGTCAGTTACAAGCGACATTTGTTCTTATTTGTATCAACATTATTGTCTTTATGGTAACAACGACAAAGGGTGGGACTGCAGAAGTTCTTGTTCAATATGGTGCATTATTTAAGCCGTTAGTTCTGTTTAGACATGAATATTGGCGACTATTTACAGCGATGTTTTTACATGCAGATGTAATGCATTTATTGGTTAATATGTATTCCTTATTTATCGTTGGCTCTTTATTAGAACCTATTTTTGGGAAACATAGATTTTTATTTATTTATATGTTAAGTGGATTGATGGGTTCGGTTCTATCTTTTGCTTTAGGTAACATCTTCAGTATTTCCGTAGGTGCTAGTGGTGCTATTTTTGGTTTATTTATGAGTGTGGTGTTATTACATCGCTTTTTCCCATATCATACAGGTATTCGTTTACAGTCACAGTCGTTTTTATCGACTATTTTAATAAACTTGGTTTTTAGTTTTGCACCGGGTATTGATATGTGGGCACATATTGGTGGTTTATTAGGTGGTTTTTTAGCAACAATGACACTGAAGTTTCAATCAAGAGATAGAGTTAAACAAGGAATGATTCTTCTCTTGTATATTATAATCGTTGCGACATTGATTTTATTCGGAAGGAAGTAA